The following proteins come from a genomic window of Lachnoclostridium phytofermentans ISDg:
- a CDS encoding CARDB domain-containing protein — protein MKKKVSKILAMLLTIMLIVQTATTFVMAKEITSNATVYIKNATTGSYLYASGSSVNAGGFQEKNPYYIWSITKKTDGTFWIQNMGTNSYLCLEHASGKALLETTIYEVWMSSKWYIEGNADSSTIDNMWKSTRSSGTGGYLYTNSGNSDVFYGTTAQRWIFEDYSSTSNIPEDGVKGKLTNKVAADAIVVPAPNSDVSSIGATMPYVRYDSEYAVLGGGARLATSTNWDLTNIASQASNQSYVVLPSSGSYAEWRVNSSGNGVVMRFTLPDTPNGMGQNGSLDVYVNGSKVKTVNLTSYYMWQYLNGGASDTPGGGTACFAFDEAHFRLDRSLVPGDTIRIQSSGAYGLTYGVDFLEIEETGGPIPQPAGSYSVVDFGAVPDDGIDDYAAITACVAAANANGKDVYFPAGTYHINQIWRLTASNMMITGAGMWYTNIQFTNSAQQSGGISGNGDGNTKNIEFCNLYINSNLRSRYGENAIYKGFMDVFDGKSLFHDLWVEHFECGFWIADYNGVLDYSDGIKIANCRIRNNLADGVNFCQGTSNATVYNCSIRNNGDDGLAMWNNNFMSAKDLSNNIFCYNTIDLNWRAGGIAIYGGNNHKIYNNYIRDCFMSSGIHLNTTFPGYKFNNTQSIQFANNTIIRSGCSYDTWRSEYGAVDLTGSVKNVTFDNTYIYDAQHDGIRLGDSVNNVVFNNLYIYGTGVDGNTPSYSSLPHLGAAIMSFGGNPSVTINGMHLRKIAYLDVYYLNQANVVRNNVTNEGNVAYTIPAYRAVGSLQTDHGNHGQVPTIIPTATPTATPIPTASPSVTPTPTATPSPTVTPTPSVPYGNPDMIVTDITWSPANPTNGNQVTFSAVIKNIGTGVAPLGSINGVQFQVNGTSVSWSDNDKTQIQPGQSITVTAVSGPSGSATWAAKTGTYTITAWVNDVNRYPESNTNNNMLTKPLTVTEGAVQPTVTPTPTPTGQPYGNPDMVVTDITWSPASPVSGNKITFSAVIKNQGTGVAPVGAINGLQFQVNGTCVSWSDNNTTQIMPGQSVTVTANSGPAGSPTYTATAGTFNVMAWVNDINRYPESNTDNNTLTKTMTVR, from the coding sequence ATGAAGAAAAAAGTAAGTAAAATTCTAGCGATGCTTCTTACAATTATGTTAATAGTGCAAACAGCTACTACATTTGTAATGGCGAAAGAAATTACATCCAATGCAACAGTTTATATTAAAAATGCTACCACAGGTTCTTATCTTTATGCTTCTGGTTCTAGTGTAAATGCTGGAGGTTTTCAAGAGAAAAACCCATATTACATATGGAGTATAACTAAGAAAACGGACGGTACTTTTTGGATTCAAAACATGGGAACAAACTCGTATTTATGTTTAGAACATGCGAGCGGAAAAGCACTATTAGAGACTACAATATACGAAGTATGGATGAGTAGTAAATGGTACATCGAAGGTAATGCGGATTCTTCTACAATTGATAATATGTGGAAGAGCACAAGAAGTAGTGGAACTGGTGGTTATTTATATACAAACAGTGGAAATTCAGATGTATTCTACGGAACAACAGCGCAACGATGGATTTTTGAAGACTACAGTTCAACTTCCAATATTCCAGAGGATGGTGTTAAAGGTAAATTAACAAATAAAGTTGCAGCAGATGCAATCGTAGTTCCTGCTCCAAACAGCGATGTTTCAAGCATTGGTGCCACGATGCCATATGTACGTTATGATTCCGAATATGCAGTATTAGGTGGTGGCGCAAGGCTTGCAACCTCAACGAATTGGGATTTAACGAATATTGCTAGCCAGGCATCCAATCAATCTTATGTCGTTCTTCCATCGAGCGGTTCTTATGCGGAATGGAGAGTAAATTCTTCTGGTAATGGTGTTGTTATGAGATTTACCTTACCGGATACTCCGAACGGAATGGGACAAAATGGTTCCTTAGACGTATATGTGAATGGCTCCAAAGTAAAAACAGTTAATTTAACCTCGTATTATATGTGGCAATATTTAAATGGTGGTGCAAGTGATACCCCAGGTGGTGGCACTGCATGTTTCGCATTTGATGAAGCACATTTTCGGTTAGATAGATCCTTAGTTCCGGGAGATACAATCCGAATTCAAAGTTCAGGAGCTTATGGTCTTACTTATGGAGTTGATTTCTTAGAAATAGAGGAAACGGGAGGTCCAATACCTCAACCAGCTGGTTCTTATTCCGTAGTAGATTTTGGCGCTGTACCAGACGATGGTATTGATGATTATGCAGCAATTACTGCTTGTGTTGCTGCAGCAAATGCGAATGGCAAAGATGTTTACTTCCCAGCAGGAACCTATCACATCAATCAAATATGGCGTTTAACGGCGTCTAATATGATGATTACTGGTGCTGGAATGTGGTATACCAACATTCAATTTACTAATTCAGCACAGCAGTCTGGTGGTATTTCTGGAAATGGTGATGGTAACACAAAGAATATTGAATTCTGTAATTTGTACATCAACTCCAATCTTCGTTCCCGTTATGGTGAAAATGCAATCTATAAAGGGTTCATGGATGTATTTGATGGTAAATCCTTGTTCCATGATTTGTGGGTAGAGCATTTTGAATGTGGATTCTGGATTGCAGACTATAATGGTGTCTTAGATTACTCAGATGGAATTAAAATTGCAAATTGCCGTATTCGAAACAATCTTGCAGATGGTGTGAACTTCTGTCAAGGAACAAGTAATGCAACAGTGTATAATTGCTCTATCCGAAACAATGGGGATGACGGCCTTGCGATGTGGAATAACAATTTCATGTCAGCGAAGGACTTAAGTAATAATATATTCTGTTATAATACGATTGATTTAAATTGGCGTGCTGGCGGCATAGCAATTTATGGTGGAAACAATCATAAAATTTATAACAATTATATTAGAGACTGTTTTATGTCTTCTGGTATTCATTTAAATACTACATTTCCTGGATATAAGTTTAATAACACACAAAGTATCCAATTTGCTAACAACACAATTATCCGAAGTGGTTGTAGTTATGATACTTGGAGAAGTGAGTATGGCGCAGTTGATTTAACCGGTTCTGTGAAAAACGTAACATTTGATAATACTTATATTTACGATGCACAACATGACGGAATACGTCTTGGAGATAGTGTTAACAATGTTGTTTTCAACAATCTTTATATTTATGGTACTGGTGTTGATGGTAACACCCCGTCCTACTCCTCCTTACCACATCTAGGGGCAGCAATCATGTCCTTTGGAGGAAATCCTTCTGTCACTATTAACGGTATGCATTTAAGAAAGATTGCCTATCTAGATGTTTATTATCTTAACCAGGCAAATGTTGTTCGTAATAATGTGACTAACGAAGGGAATGTGGCATATACGATACCGGCTTATCGTGCAGTTGGTTCCTTACAAACGGATCATGGTAACCATGGTCAGGTACCAACAATTATACCAACAGCTACGCCAACAGCAACACCAATACCAACAGCAAGTCCAAGTGTAACACCGACTCCAACAGCTACACCATCACCAACAGTAACGCCAACACCTTCTGTTCCATATGGTAATCCAGATATGATTGTTACAGATATTACGTGGTCACCAGCAAATCCAACCAATGGCAATCAAGTTACTTTTAGTGCAGTTATTAAAAATATAGGAACTGGGGTAGCGCCACTTGGATCAATTAATGGAGTTCAATTTCAAGTAAATGGTACTAGTGTTTCTTGGTCAGATAATGACAAAACTCAGATTCAACCAGGTCAATCCATTACAGTAACAGCCGTAAGTGGGCCTTCTGGCTCTGCAACATGGGCAGCGAAGACAGGTACCTATACCATTACTGCATGGGTAAACGATGTTAATCGTTATCCTGAGTCTAATACCAATAATAATATGTTAACAAAACCACTTACTGTAACAGAAGGAGCGGTACAACCAACGGTTACACCGACACCTACCCCAACGGGGCAACCTTATGGTAATCCAGATATGGTTGTAACGGATATTACTTGGTCTCCAGCAAGCCCAGTAAGCGGGAATAAGATCACATTTAGTGCAGTTATTAAGAATCAAGGAACCGGAGTAGCTCCAGTAGGGGCAATCAACGGATTACAATTCCAAGTGAATGGTACCTGTGTTTCTTGGTCCGATAACAATACAACTCAGATAATGCCAGGACAGTCAGTGACGGTAACAGCAAATAGTGGTCCAGCTGGCAGTCCAACCTATACTGCTACGGCAGGTACCTTTAATGTTATGGCTTGGGTCAATGATATTAATCGGTATCCAGAATCCAATACAGATAATAACACTTTGACGAAAACGATGACAGTACGTTAG
- a CDS encoding vitamin B12 dependent methionine synthase activation region translates to MKKDKSLLNRNEIIRYLGYRNQEPDEIMLEEIKICEDEFYKVMDPKFHYEVFDLKREGGRLMLSDESFEFIGENIKKHLSGCEKVAFSCATLSEGVDELIDQAQKEDMLMAFIYDAIANAVVEEVRAKAEFSVANDYPDYFCNWQYGIGYGDLPLSLQPLFLNRINAKETIGLTCNDRCLLVPLKSVTGFIGLSKKEQKNNGCNQRSCLTCNNQERCIYRKNDMEY, encoded by the coding sequence ATGAAAAAAGATAAATCTTTGCTAAATCGAAATGAGATTATTCGGTACCTTGGGTATCGTAATCAGGAACCGGATGAGATTATGTTAGAAGAAATAAAAATTTGTGAAGACGAGTTTTATAAAGTCATGGACCCGAAATTTCATTATGAAGTGTTTGATCTAAAAAGAGAAGGTGGGAGATTAATGCTTTCTGATGAAAGCTTTGAATTTATTGGCGAAAATATTAAAAAGCATCTATCTGGATGTGAAAAGGTGGCATTTAGTTGTGCAACCTTATCTGAGGGTGTTGATGAATTAATAGATCAGGCACAAAAAGAAGATATGTTAATGGCATTTATTTATGATGCCATTGCAAACGCTGTGGTGGAAGAAGTACGAGCGAAAGCAGAGTTTTCTGTTGCTAATGATTATCCAGATTATTTTTGCAATTGGCAATATGGAATTGGGTATGGTGATTTACCACTTTCTTTACAGCCATTGTTTTTAAATCGCATCAATGCAAAGGAAACGATAGGTCTAACGTGTAATGATCGTTGTTTATTAGTCCCTTTAAAGTCAGTAACAGGATTCATCGGTTTATCAAAAAAAGAGCAAAAGAATAATGGATGTAATCAAAGAAGTTGCCTCACTTGCAATAACCAAGAACGATGTATCTATCGAAAAAATGACATGGAATACTAA